A region of Saimiri boliviensis isolate mSaiBol1 chromosome 8, mSaiBol1.pri, whole genome shotgun sequence DNA encodes the following proteins:
- the CRIPTO gene encoding protein Cripto has translation MQTQAAMKYYFSHTVLAKLKTLAAARAAPWAREDCGAQATCGGAALSHSLKLRGSRRAFSSAEPSPTSGLLELQTKFPGPHVIWIMAISKAFELELVAVCREGLGHQEPARPSQGDLAFRDDSIRPQEEPAIRPRSSKLVPPVGLQHSKELNRTCCLNGGTCMLGSFCACPPSFYGRNCEHDVRKKNCGSVPHDTWLPKKCSLCKCWHGQLRCFPQTFLPGCDGLVMDEHLVASRTPELPPSACTPLMLAGICLSIQLLLIDIDLFPEIRF, from the exons ATGCAAACCCAAGCAGCAATGAAGTACTACTTTTCACATACTGTATTAGCAAAACTTAAGACGCTTGCTGCAGCCAGAGCTG CACCTTGGGCCCGTGAGGACTGCGGTGCACAGGCTACCTGCGGAGGTGCCGCACTGAGTCACAGCTTGAAACTTCGCGGCTCCCGGCGAGCCTTCTCCTCCGCAGAGCCCTCCCCCACCTCCGGCCTCCTAGAGCTTCAGACCAAGTTCCCCGGTCCCCA TGTGATTTGGATCATGGCCATTTCTAAAGCGTTTGAACTGGAATTAGTTGCCG TTTGTCGTGAAGGGCTGGGCCATCAGGAGCCTGCGCGTCCATCTCAGGGAGACCTGGCCTTCAGAGATGACAGCATTCGGCCCCAGGAGGAGCCTGCCATTCGCCCTCGGTCTTCCAAGCTTGTGCCGCCTGTGGGGTTACAGCACA GTAAGGAGCTAAACAGAACCTGCTGCCTGAATGGGGGCACCTGCATGCTGGGCTCCTTTTGTGCCTGCCCACCTTCCTTCTATGGACGGAACTGTGAGCACGATGTGCGCAAAAA GAACTGTGGGTCTGTGCCCCATGACACCTGGCTTCCCAAGAAGTGTTCCTTGTGTAAATGCTGGCACGGCCAGCTCCGCTGCTTTCCTCAGACTTTCCTACCTGGCTGCG ATGGCCTTGTGATGGATGAGCACCTCGTGGCTTCCAGGACTCCAGAACTACCACCGTCTGCATGTACCCCTTTGATGCTAGCTGGCATCTGCCTTTCTATACAGTTACTATTAATTGACATTGACCTATTTCCAGAAATACGATTTTAG